Proteins encoded within one genomic window of Bacillus sp. F19:
- a CDS encoding ABC transporter ATP-binding protein/permease translates to METFKKLRAFYMPYKNDFLWSMGFLLIMTAITVVYPMVLQFTIDDVVLNEQFSLVPWIALGFVGIMTVKGVATYFHQYLGDMFGIKSVYRMRNELYEKLQRLPFRYYDNAKTGDLMSRLTADVEGFRFFLSFGIAELIRFIILIVISLCVMFYYSVPLTFVTIAALPFLAVAVYRFDKRVHPSFRSIRKSFGKLNTNVQENISGIHTVKSLSREDFEISKFNSSNNDYKQKYLDTSNVWAKYFPLMEFIGNISVVALLAFGGYMVINGSLKPGELVAFYSLVWYIMWPIMNLGFVINLFSQSKASGERLLEILEADEEISDADRDLSADKLSGHVTFKNVSLKYNDEDVPALTNVSFDAPPGKTIGLIGATGSGKTTVTQLMTRFYEPTSGQILLDGKDIKDHSLKSLRGSIGVVLQESFLFSTTIKSNIAYGKPNATIDEIIDAAKRAQAHEFIMELPEGYDTMLGERGMGLSGGQKQRISIARAICVDPSILILDDSTSAVDMDTEFRIQKDLKAVMKDRTTIIIAHRISSLKHADEIIVLQDGEVAERGTHEQLLHTDGSYKRIYDIQYKDQKAVVQSNAG, encoded by the coding sequence TTGGAAACATTTAAAAAACTAAGGGCCTTTTATATGCCTTACAAAAATGATTTTTTGTGGTCAATGGGTTTTTTGCTCATCATGACAGCCATCACAGTTGTGTATCCGATGGTGCTGCAGTTTACGATTGATGATGTCGTATTAAATGAACAGTTTTCTCTTGTGCCATGGATCGCGCTCGGGTTTGTCGGCATTATGACGGTAAAGGGAGTTGCGACTTATTTTCACCAGTATTTAGGGGATATGTTTGGGATAAAATCTGTATACAGAATGAGAAATGAGCTTTACGAAAAGCTTCAGCGCCTCCCTTTTCGCTATTATGACAATGCAAAAACAGGAGACTTGATGTCAAGGCTGACAGCAGATGTGGAAGGATTTCGTTTTTTCCTGTCATTTGGGATTGCGGAGTTAATCCGCTTCATTATTCTGATAGTCATCAGTCTTTGCGTCATGTTCTATTATTCGGTTCCGCTGACATTCGTTACGATTGCAGCTCTGCCGTTTTTGGCCGTCGCCGTTTACCGGTTTGACAAGCGGGTGCACCCTTCCTTCAGAAGCATTCGTAAGTCTTTTGGGAAACTGAATACAAATGTTCAGGAAAATATCAGCGGCATTCATACCGTAAAATCATTATCCAGAGAGGATTTTGAAATTTCAAAGTTTAATTCCTCAAACAACGATTACAAACAGAAGTATTTAGATACATCCAATGTATGGGCTAAATATTTTCCGCTAATGGAGTTCATCGGAAATATTTCAGTAGTTGCTTTGCTTGCTTTCGGCGGATATATGGTGATTAACGGCAGTCTTAAACCAGGTGAGCTTGTAGCTTTTTACAGCCTTGTCTGGTATATCATGTGGCCAATTATGAACTTGGGATTTGTCATCAACCTGTTCTCTCAGTCAAAAGCTTCCGGCGAGCGGCTGCTTGAAATTTTGGAAGCGGATGAAGAAATCAGTGATGCCGATCGTGATTTGTCCGCGGACAAATTATCGGGTCATGTCACATTTAAAAATGTTTCGCTTAAATACAATGATGAAGATGTGCCGGCATTAACAAATGTGTCATTTGATGCGCCTCCTGGAAAAACGATTGGACTGATTGGAGCCACAGGTTCAGGGAAAACAACCGTCACCCAATTAATGACGCGTTTCTATGAACCGACATCAGGCCAGATCCTGCTTGATGGAAAGGATATTAAAGATCATTCTTTAAAATCCCTGAGAGGAAGTATTGGTGTTGTTCTTCAGGAATCCTTCCTTTTTTCAACAACAATTAAATCAAATATTGCCTATGGAAAGCCAAATGCAACAATAGATGAAATCATCGATGCAGCGAAACGCGCTCAGGCACATGAATTTATTATGGAACTTCCTGAAGGGTATGACACAATGCTTGGAGAACGGGGCATGGGTCTATCAGGAGGACAAAAGCAAAGAATTTCCATTGCACGCGCCATTTGTGTTGATCCAAGCATTCTGATTTTGGATGATTCAACTAGCGCCGTTGATATGGATACTGAGTTCCGTATTCAGAAAGATTTAAAAGCGGTGATGAAGGATCGTACGACTATTATTATTGCTCACCGGATTTCATCTTTAAAGCACGCAGATGAAATCATCGTGCTTCAGGATGGCGAGGTAGCCGAAAGAGGAACACACGAACAGCTGCTTCATACAGACGGTTCTTACAAACGAATTTATGACATTCAATATAAAGACCAAAAAGCTGTTGTACAGTCAAATGCAGGGTAG
- a CDS encoding LysE family translocator, translating to MESLLFIVKPIVLGISLAAPIGPIKLEMIKRGIMGGFWPAMLVGIGAITVDMLLMFGIFLGLVTFLQSTLFSAIISAAGCFLLARLGINSIIRSLSSEKMIKKEDEKKSSAGSYLTGFLIALGDPFIFVFWLGVYGTALTSLGPHHTVFYLLIYSLLIIGGVTLWNLNIAITVHFIRDFIQDKTLKAVTFIAGIILLGFSMKLFNQMIELVM from the coding sequence ATGGAAAGCCTGCTCTTTATTGTTAAGCCGATTGTTCTTGGCATAAGTTTAGCTGCACCAATAGGTCCGATTAAGTTAGAGATGATCAAGAGGGGGATAATGGGAGGTTTTTGGCCTGCGATGCTTGTTGGAATCGGCGCCATCACGGTCGATATGCTATTAATGTTTGGGATATTTCTTGGACTCGTGACGTTTCTTCAAAGCACGCTTTTTTCTGCAATTATTAGCGCAGCCGGATGTTTTCTATTAGCGAGGCTTGGCATAAACAGTATTATTCGCTCTCTGTCTTCTGAAAAAATGATAAAGAAAGAAGACGAAAAAAAAAGCAGTGCAGGATCTTATTTGACGGGCTTTTTGATAGCACTGGGCGACCCGTTTATTTTTGTGTTCTGGCTTGGTGTTTATGGCACTGCGCTGACAAGTCTTGGGCCGCATCATACCGTTTTTTATCTGCTGATTTACAGTCTGCTTATTATTGGAGGGGTTACCCTCTGGAATTTGAATATCGCAATTACTGTTCATTTTATCCGTGACTTTATTCAGGATAAAACGCTGAAAGCGGTTACTTTTATTGCAGGTATTATCTTGCTTGGTTTTAGTATGAAATTATTCAATCAAATGATCGAATTAGTTATGTGA
- a CDS encoding ABC transporter ATP-binding protein: MIQLSGITKSYKVGKESFDVLKDIHLTIEEGEFISIMGPSGSGKSTLMNIIGCLDRPTTGHYFLDGLDVAAYQDTDLAKVRNLSIGFVFQQFQLLPRLTALKNAELPMVYAGVKKKEREERAMLALEKVGLADRMNHLPNELSGGQKQRVAIARSIVNKPRLILADEPTGALDTKTSVSIMEQFAALNLEGTTVIIVTHEQEVADYTKRIIMVRDGEVQSHGAERRNA, from the coding sequence ATGATCCAGCTTTCCGGCATTACGAAAAGCTACAAGGTCGGAAAAGAATCATTCGACGTATTAAAAGATATCCATCTAACCATTGAAGAAGGTGAATTCATTTCTATCATGGGGCCATCCGGTTCAGGTAAATCGACGCTAATGAATATTATCGGCTGTCTGGACCGGCCGACAACAGGCCACTATTTTCTGGACGGGTTAGATGTAGCCGCATATCAGGACACAGATCTTGCAAAAGTGAGGAACCTCTCCATCGGCTTTGTGTTTCAGCAGTTTCAGCTGCTGCCTAGACTTACGGCCTTGAAAAATGCAGAGCTTCCAATGGTGTATGCAGGTGTAAAGAAAAAAGAACGGGAAGAGCGGGCGATGCTGGCATTGGAGAAAGTTGGGCTTGCAGACCGCATGAATCATCTCCCTAATGAGCTTTCAGGCGGACAAAAACAGCGTGTAGCCATAGCCCGTTCCATCGTGAACAAACCCCGGCTTATACTTGCAGATGAGCCGACAGGTGCTCTAGATACAAAGACAAGCGTTTCCATTATGGAGCAATTTGCGGCTCTTAATCTTGAGGGGACAACGGTCATCATTGTTACTCATGAACAGGAAGTAGCGGACTACACGAAGCGTATAATCATGGTAAGAGACGGGGAAGTTCAGTCTCACGGGGCAGAAAGGAGAAACGCATGA
- a CDS encoding YdcF family protein, producing the protein MKVGKIAAFLVKMMLLAVLLLLVYSTVSIWHFGNKHESVKTDAAIVLGAAAWGADPSPVFKERINHAIRLYKKEDVDKIIFTGGKAIKTDLPEAVVGKNYAVEHGVKESDILIETSSRLTKDNLKYAYEAGKEAGLQSYTIVSDPYHMKRSILLAKQIGMNVYSSPTTTSAYQTWETKLPVYTKEVLFYAGYLVTSTFE; encoded by the coding sequence ATGAAGGTAGGAAAAATTGCAGCATTTCTGGTTAAAATGATGCTGCTTGCCGTTCTTTTGCTGTTGGTTTATTCTACGGTCAGCATCTGGCATTTCGGCAATAAGCACGAATCGGTCAAAACTGATGCAGCAATTGTGCTTGGAGCTGCTGCATGGGGAGCGGATCCTTCGCCGGTATTTAAAGAACGGATCAATCACGCAATCCGGCTTTATAAAAAGGAAGATGTTGATAAGATTATCTTCACAGGCGGCAAAGCGATAAAAACAGACTTGCCTGAAGCGGTTGTCGGAAAAAACTATGCCGTGGAGCACGGTGTGAAAGAATCCGATATTTTAATTGAGACAAGCTCAAGACTGACAAAAGATAATTTGAAATACGCATACGAAGCAGGAAAAGAAGCAGGATTGCAGTCATACACAATTGTAAGCGATCCTTATCATATGAAGCGGTCTATTCTGCTTGCAAAACAGATTGGGATGAATGTTTATTCTTCTCCTACTACGACTTCAGCGTATCAAACTTGGGAAACGAAATTGCCTGTGTATACAAAAGAAGTGCTTTTTTATGCAGGATACCTGGTAACTTCGACATTTGAATAA
- a CDS encoding YIP1 family protein, with translation MEQQTNPAVEGNAPQPPKPSLFGMIMNPGEQFERIRQNPKVLVGFLLVTLMVLAGTFLSFVYSAELTGELTSELGVTEEEAAIFGTIMGIVSIVAGGIGGIIVLLIMAAITLAITKMVGSAVKFNQILSMTIYIAFVTSIGTLLNGLIAFLVKEENYINSYTSLNSIVGAEGGLGGLLMTFEVFTIWETILTAIGLQRVAGLSKAAAWTIAIVFFIIGAVLAAAGGGLEGKFPAA, from the coding sequence ATGGAACAGCAAACAAATCCGGCAGTAGAAGGAAACGCGCCGCAGCCGCCAAAACCGTCCTTATTCGGAATGATTATGAACCCGGGGGAGCAGTTTGAACGTATTCGTCAAAATCCTAAAGTGCTTGTGGGATTTCTTCTTGTCACGCTGATGGTATTGGCGGGGACATTTCTATCATTTGTCTATAGTGCTGAACTTACAGGGGAGTTAACTTCAGAGCTTGGGGTAACAGAAGAAGAAGCGGCCATCTTTGGCACAATTATGGGAATTGTTTCAATCGTTGCCGGAGGGATAGGAGGCATTATCGTTCTTTTGATAATGGCAGCTATTACTTTGGCTATTACGAAAATGGTTGGTTCTGCCGTTAAATTCAACCAAATTCTTTCCATGACGATTTACATCGCATTTGTCACATCTATCGGAACGCTTTTAAACGGTCTTATTGCATTTTTAGTAAAAGAAGAAAATTATATTAATTCATACACTAGCTTAAACAGCATTGTTGGTGCTGAGGGCGGCTTAGGCGGATTGCTCATGACGTTTGAAGTTTTCACGATTTGGGAAACGATTTTGACGGCAATCGGCCTTCAGCGTGTTGCAGGGTTATCTAAAGCAGCAGCCTGGACAATAGCAATCGTTTTCTTCATCATCGGCGCGGTATTAGCCGCTGCTGGAGGGGGGCTTGAAGGGAAGTTCCCTGCAGCATGA
- a CDS encoding efflux RND transporter periplasmic adaptor subunit has translation MKGSSLQHEKKIWISIGVVSIIALLVGVNVYRAMSKEEVTVSTVKLSQQEIASNVMVPGTLKFQNEEYIYQDPEKGEIAEILVKEGETVKKGTPLLRYENEQFSLEKEQNALSIESSYLKINQLENQLDDLSEKEKDLFKQVGKEEAEKTIEAEHDQLKMEQKMADIELRQLLLQKETIEKQLNTLEVKSDMAGTVITIDENPELASEQGGMKAVIHIAKTDQFIVSGVLSEYDSLKVAEGQPVTLSSDVVPDAEWKGKVSKIGLLPEASSSTMGTENAAVQYPVEVVIEGSEMKAKPGFKLIMEIETEKRNVQTVPLDAVKQDGEDYFVYTVEDGKTKKKTIEIGTASSEYMEVKEGLTEDDAIVSKPKDDLLSGTEVTVK, from the coding sequence TTGAAGGGAAGTTCCCTGCAGCATGAAAAAAAAATCTGGATTTCAATCGGTGTCGTTTCAATCATAGCTTTGCTTGTTGGTGTAAACGTCTATCGTGCGATGAGTAAAGAAGAGGTAACGGTCAGTACAGTGAAGCTTTCACAGCAGGAAATTGCTTCAAATGTCATGGTGCCCGGTACACTAAAATTCCAAAATGAAGAGTATATTTATCAAGATCCTGAAAAAGGGGAAATTGCTGAAATTCTAGTAAAAGAGGGAGAGACCGTGAAAAAGGGAACTCCCCTCCTTCGCTATGAAAATGAACAATTCTCTCTTGAAAAAGAACAAAATGCTCTATCCATTGAATCAAGCTATCTTAAAATCAATCAGCTTGAAAATCAGCTGGATGATTTAAGTGAGAAAGAAAAGGATCTATTCAAGCAAGTTGGAAAAGAGGAAGCAGAAAAAACGATCGAAGCAGAGCACGATCAGCTAAAAATGGAGCAAAAGATGGCTGATATTGAACTTCGTCAGCTGCTGCTGCAAAAAGAGACCATAGAAAAACAGCTGAATACTCTCGAAGTGAAAAGCGACATGGCAGGCACTGTTATTACAATCGATGAAAATCCCGAACTGGCTTCAGAACAGGGCGGCATGAAAGCAGTTATACATATTGCAAAAACAGATCAATTTATTGTCAGCGGCGTGCTGTCAGAATATGATTCTTTAAAAGTGGCAGAAGGACAGCCTGTAACCTTAAGTTCTGATGTTGTGCCAGATGCTGAGTGGAAGGGAAAAGTGAGCAAAATCGGACTGCTTCCTGAAGCTTCATCAAGTACAATGGGAACGGAAAATGCGGCCGTACAATATCCGGTTGAGGTAGTCATTGAAGGCAGCGAAATGAAGGCAAAACCCGGCTTTAAGCTGATCATGGAAATTGAAACTGAAAAGCGCAATGTTCAGACGGTGCCTTTAGATGCTGTAAAACAGGATGGCGAGGACTATTTTGTCTATACAGTTGAAGACGGAAAAACAAAGAAAAAGACCATTGAAATTGGAACGGCTTCTTCCGAATATATGGAAGTGAAAGAGGGCTTAACAGAGGATGATGCCATCGTTTCAAAGCCGAAAGATGATCTTCTCAGCGGGACGGAAGTGACGGTAAAATGA
- a CDS encoding ABC transporter permease — protein sequence MSMIENLRMAFASVHAHKLRSILTMLGIIIGVASVILVVAIGQGGEQMLKSQFTGTSNTIEVFYQPSEEEMQSNPNAYMESAFTQSDIEDLSEIPEVSKVVASSTEFMQARYREDTADTSIFGINQAYIEVNELKIESGRNLVEGDFISGRRVGVISQETKKELFKETNPLGEVIWVSGQPFEIIGVLEKPTGLFSFGSMEIYLPSNTYRASFGKSDFNQVTLQAESAEKLQEAGKKATALLNQKHEKEDEYQVFNMEEIAEGIGQVTRIMTLIIGSIAGISLFVGGIGVMNIMLVSVTERTREIGIRKALGATKRQILTQFLIESITLTLIGGIIGILLGAGGASLVSVFAGWPSLVSWQVVLGGLAFSMIIGVIFGMLPANKAARLDPIDSLRYE from the coding sequence ATGAGCATGATAGAAAACCTGCGAATGGCGTTCGCTTCTGTCCATGCTCATAAGCTCAGATCCATTTTAACCATGCTTGGAATTATTATTGGTGTTGCATCTGTTATACTTGTCGTTGCAATCGGACAGGGCGGAGAGCAAATGCTGAAATCACAATTTACCGGCACGAGCAACACGATTGAGGTGTTTTACCAGCCCAGTGAAGAAGAAATGCAGTCCAATCCCAATGCTTATATGGAATCAGCATTTACGCAGTCTGATATTGAAGATTTATCCGAAATCCCTGAAGTCTCTAAAGTAGTGGCCTCAAGCACTGAATTCATGCAAGCTCGGTACAGGGAAGATACGGCGGATACGTCCATTTTCGGCATTAATCAGGCTTACATTGAGGTAAACGAACTGAAAATTGAGTCTGGCAGAAACCTTGTTGAAGGTGATTTTATCAGCGGGCGCCGTGTAGGCGTTATCAGTCAGGAGACAAAGAAAGAGCTATTTAAAGAGACGAATCCTTTGGGAGAAGTGATCTGGGTAAGCGGGCAGCCGTTTGAAATTATCGGTGTGCTTGAAAAGCCGACTGGTCTTTTCTCTTTTGGTTCGATGGAAATTTACCTTCCTTCCAATACGTATCGTGCTTCATTCGGCAAATCTGATTTTAATCAGGTAACGCTTCAGGCGGAAAGCGCTGAAAAGCTTCAGGAGGCAGGAAAAAAAGCAACCGCTCTATTGAATCAAAAGCATGAGAAAGAGGATGAGTATCAAGTCTTTAATATGGAAGAAATCGCTGAAGGAATTGGTCAGGTGACAAGAATTATGACATTAATCATCGGATCAATCGCAGGGATTTCACTCTTTGTCGGCGGCATCGGTGTCATGAATATTATGCTTGTATCCGTCACAGAAAGAACCCGCGAAATCGGCATCAGAAAAGCGCTTGGTGCGACAAAAAGACAAATACTCACTCAGTTTTTAATTGAGTCCATCACCCTTACACTCATCGGTGGAATCATCGGCATCCTGCTAGGGGCTGGAGGGGCGTCACTCGTCTCCGTTTTTGCAGGATGGCCTTCACTCGTTTCGTGGCAGGTTGTACTCGGCGGACTTGCATTCTCCATGATCATCGGCGTCATCTTTGGCATGCTGCCTGCAAACAAAGCAGCACGGCTTGATCCGATTGATTCTCTAAGGTACGAATAG
- a CDS encoding ABC transporter ATP-binding protein/permease: protein MQKKEKQDLIKQRFYYSTDQIIEKPFNWKQMGRLMRYIKPYSKNLLPLSFLTVILTTIVRLIVPILIGVYTLDKAIVQKDLDLLWVLVGSIFGLYLVSYVANTLRIRWMNMLGQNVIYDLRKHLFTHVQSLSHRFFDSRSAGSILVRIMNDINSLQELFTSGVINLLMDFLLLIGVIVILFTISPPLALAIMIILPVMFFISTSLRKKIRRSWQTVRLKQSMLNSHLNESIQGIRVTQAYTQEKENIQFFDGINTENFSSWQDATQKNAVFRPFVEMTNAIGTAILIWFGASLIANESITIGEFVSFAFYLGMFWEPISRLGQVYNQLLMGMASSERIFEFLDEKPIVSESDDPVVLLDMKGDIEFDKVEFSYDGNRKALKGVSLQIASGQTVALVGHTGSGKTTIANLISRFYDATGGEVKIDGYNIRDLSIGSLRSQISVVLQDTFIFSGTIMENIRFGRPDATDEEVFAAAEAVGADEFIKDLVNGYETEVEERGNVLSVGERQLLSFARAILADPKILILDEATASIDTESEVKIQQALKTLLKGRTAIMIAHRLSTIREADNIIVLDHGNIMEQGSHGELMKQQGIYFELVKAQFRMLDAG from the coding sequence ATGCAAAAGAAAGAAAAACAGGATTTAATTAAGCAGAGGTTCTACTACTCTACAGATCAAATCATAGAAAAACCTTTTAACTGGAAACAGATGGGGAGGCTAATGAGGTATATTAAGCCGTATTCGAAAAACCTTTTGCCCCTCTCATTTCTTACCGTTATTTTAACGACCATTGTCCGTTTGATTGTGCCGATTTTAATCGGTGTATACACGCTTGATAAAGCAATCGTTCAAAAGGATCTAGATCTGCTTTGGGTGCTGGTAGGGTCCATTTTTGGGCTTTACCTCGTTTCTTATGTGGCCAATACTCTCAGGATCAGGTGGATGAACATGCTTGGGCAAAATGTGATTTATGATTTGCGCAAGCATTTGTTTACACATGTGCAATCTCTGTCCCACCGCTTTTTTGATTCCAGATCAGCAGGATCCATTCTCGTTCGGATCATGAATGACATTAACTCTCTTCAGGAGCTTTTTACAAGCGGGGTTATCAATCTATTAATGGATTTCCTGCTTCTGATCGGCGTTATCGTTATTCTGTTTACAATCAGTCCGCCGCTTGCTCTTGCGATCATGATTATCCTGCCGGTCATGTTTTTTATCTCAACAAGCCTGCGAAAAAAAATCCGGAGATCATGGCAAACGGTACGTCTGAAGCAGTCCATGCTGAATTCACATTTAAATGAAAGCATACAGGGCATCCGGGTTACTCAAGCATACACACAGGAAAAGGAAAACATCCAATTCTTTGATGGCATCAATACGGAAAACTTCAGCAGCTGGCAGGATGCTACTCAGAAAAATGCCGTGTTCCGTCCATTCGTTGAAATGACAAATGCCATCGGAACAGCTATCCTTATTTGGTTCGGTGCCTCATTAATTGCAAATGAATCGATTACTATTGGTGAGTTTGTTTCATTTGCTTTTTATCTGGGAATGTTTTGGGAGCCGATTTCAAGGCTTGGCCAAGTGTATAATCAGCTTCTGATGGGGATGGCATCATCTGAAAGGATATTTGAATTTTTAGATGAAAAGCCAATTGTATCAGAATCCGATGATCCGGTCGTTCTTTTAGATATGAAGGGGGATATCGAATTTGATAAAGTCGAATTCTCCTATGATGGAAACCGCAAAGCATTAAAAGGGGTATCACTTCAAATCGCGTCTGGTCAAACTGTTGCACTTGTAGGCCATACAGGTTCAGGAAAAACAACGATTGCTAATTTAATCAGCCGCTTTTACGATGCAACAGGCGGCGAGGTAAAGATAGACGGCTATAACATCCGGGATTTATCAATTGGAAGCCTGCGGTCACAAATCAGTGTAGTCTTGCAGGATACTTTTATCTTCTCGGGAACGATCATGGAAAATATCCGTTTCGGCAGACCTGATGCAACAGACGAAGAAGTCTTTGCAGCAGCTGAAGCTGTCGGGGCAGATGAATTTATTAAAGATTTAGTAAATGGCTATGAGACAGAGGTTGAAGAACGCGGCAACGTTTTATCTGTTGGGGAAAGACAGCTTCTCTCCTTTGCAAGAGCCATTCTGGCGGATCCAAAAATATTAATTTTGGATGAGGCAACAGCAAGTATCGATACAGAATCAGAAGTGAAAATCCAGCAGGCATTAAAAACGCTTTTAAAAGGAAGAACCGCGATTATGATTGCCCATCGCTTATCAACCATTCGCGAGGCAGACAATATCATTGTACTCGATCACGGGAATATCATGGAGCAGGGAAGTCACGGAGAGCTTATGAAGCAGCAGGGAATCTACTTTGAGCTTGTGAAGGCTCAATTCAGAATGCTTGATGCAGGGTAA